The proteins below are encoded in one region of Polynucleobacter sp. AP-Elch-400A-B2:
- the msrB gene encoding peptide-methionine (R)-S-oxide reductase MsrB produces MNKKTDQEYKKSLSDIQYRVTREAATERPFSGEFWDHWTAGQYRCICCDTPLFQSATKFDAGCGWPSYNAPENNEVITEIRDVTHGMIRTEVRCTACDAHLGHVFEDGPQPTGLRYCINSASLAFEPSENAAPSKAE; encoded by the coding sequence ATGAACAAGAAAACAGATCAAGAATATAAAAAATCACTGAGTGATATTCAATATCGAGTGACCCGTGAGGCTGCTACAGAAAGACCGTTTTCTGGAGAATTCTGGGATCACTGGACTGCCGGTCAATACCGCTGCATTTGCTGCGACACCCCGCTATTTCAATCCGCAACTAAGTTTGATGCAGGTTGTGGCTGGCCCAGCTATAACGCACCGGAAAATAACGAGGTGATTACTGAAATTCGGGACGTAACTCATGGAATGATTCGCACTGAAGTGCGTTGTACGGCATGTGATGCGCATTTAGGCCACGTATTTGAAGATGGTCCACAACCCACTGGACTGCGCTATTGCATCAATTCAGCATCCTTAGCATTTGAACCCTCTGAGAATGCCGCCCCAAGTAAAGCGGAATAA
- a CDS encoding folate-binding protein YgfZ → MTFSTENATMPASNLNHGFTPLTHWGLILVEGPDAAALLQSQLSNSVHSLKRTMTGDIAHGSDAVRLVGYCSPKGRLLSSAWLGLFPESLDSDDRFALFVTKDIAASTAKRLSMYVLRSKVKVVDASDDWEVFGAYQTQNAGQSSNLPKDALSLRMPDVLIQNQSFQRTLIAQKKVGVTLTTVDQAALDQWNSLEVMSAIPRIVLATQEQFVPQMINFESVAGVDFKKGCYPGQEIVARSQYRGAVKRRLQLVHVDSNATALELSKPGVELFQEGDASQPCGMVVLAASNAENLARIDLQVECKLDALEIGAIHLGASDGPVLMIDSLPYPLLEI, encoded by the coding sequence ATGACCTTCAGCACAGAAAACGCCACAATGCCTGCCTCCAACCTAAACCATGGATTTACCCCTCTGACCCATTGGGGCTTGATCTTGGTTGAGGGGCCCGATGCCGCAGCCCTTTTACAGAGTCAATTAAGCAATTCCGTGCATAGCCTCAAGCGCACTATGACGGGTGATATTGCCCATGGTTCCGATGCGGTTCGGTTGGTTGGCTATTGCAGCCCCAAAGGGCGTCTTCTCTCTAGTGCTTGGCTTGGTTTGTTTCCGGAATCCCTTGATTCGGATGACCGTTTCGCCCTTTTTGTCACTAAAGATATTGCAGCGAGCACTGCAAAACGATTGTCGATGTACGTGCTGCGCTCAAAAGTAAAAGTGGTGGATGCCTCGGATGACTGGGAAGTATTTGGCGCCTATCAAACCCAGAATGCTGGCCAATCCTCCAATCTACCCAAAGACGCCCTCTCATTGCGTATGCCTGACGTGCTGATTCAAAATCAATCTTTTCAGCGCACCCTCATCGCCCAGAAAAAAGTGGGGGTCACTCTAACAACAGTTGATCAAGCCGCTCTTGATCAGTGGAATTCTTTAGAGGTGATGAGTGCAATCCCCAGAATTGTTCTAGCAACACAGGAGCAATTTGTTCCGCAGATGATTAACTTTGAATCCGTTGCTGGCGTGGATTTCAAAAAAGGTTGTTACCCTGGTCAAGAAATTGTTGCTCGGAGCCAATACCGTGGCGCAGTAAAACGTAGACTTCAACTTGTGCATGTTGATTCGAACGCAACTGCACTGGAGCTTTCAAAACCAGGCGTAGAATTATTTCAAGAAGGTGATGCCAGCCAGCCATGCGGTATGGTGGTACTGGCGGCTAGCAATGCGGAAAATTTGGCTCGTATTGATCTGCAGGTGGAATGCAAGCTAGATGCCTTAGAAATTGGAGCAATACATCTTGGTGCAAGCGATGGGCCCGTCCTAATGATAGATTCACTCCCCTACCCTTTATTAGAAATTTAA
- the gloA gene encoding lactoylglutathione lyase: MMILHTMLRVGNMTRSIDFYTKVLGMNLLRSTERPEQKYSLAFVGFGKGNADGQSEIELTYNHGVESYQLGDAYGHIAIGVDDAYAACEKIKAAGGNVTREAGPVMGGDTVIAFVTDPDGYKIELIQR; encoded by the coding sequence ATGATGATTCTTCACACTATGCTCAGAGTTGGCAATATGACTCGTTCGATTGATTTCTATACCAAAGTTTTGGGAATGAACCTGCTTCGTAGCACTGAACGCCCAGAGCAAAAATATTCTCTTGCATTTGTAGGTTTCGGAAAAGGGAATGCAGACGGCCAGTCTGAGATTGAACTCACATACAACCATGGTGTAGAGAGCTATCAACTTGGTGACGCCTACGGACACATTGCTATTGGCGTTGATGACGCCTATGCCGCTTGTGAAAAAATCAAAGCCGCCGGCGGAAATGTTACGCGTGAGGCTGGCCCGGTCATGGGTGGTGATACCGTCATCGCTTTCGTCACCGACCCTGACGGCTATAAAATCGAATTAATTCAACGCTAG
- a CDS encoding PaaI family thioesterase has translation MTNKVQLNVETQLANLGEELNVPFLKLLGVRLITAEMGKGEILLALKPEHTNTWDVAHGGVLLTLMDVAMAVAARSSDPSDRSVVTVEMKNNFMQAANGILRVKADTVRRTATMAFCEAKLYNDQGEICCMSTGTFQFIKRLASKNADGERVINEDSRQQK, from the coding sequence ATGACAAATAAAGTACAACTCAATGTAGAAACTCAACTTGCCAACCTGGGTGAAGAGCTTAATGTTCCTTTTTTAAAGTTACTAGGTGTACGGCTTATCACTGCCGAAATGGGTAAAGGTGAAATACTCCTAGCCCTTAAGCCCGAGCATACCAATACTTGGGATGTGGCCCATGGCGGTGTTTTACTTACCTTAATGGATGTAGCTATGGCTGTTGCGGCTCGCTCAAGTGATCCTAGTGATCGCAGTGTCGTTACCGTTGAGATGAAAAATAACTTCATGCAAGCTGCTAACGGCATCTTGCGTGTAAAGGCAGATACCGTACGCCGCACTGCCACGATGGCCTTTTGCGAAGCCAAACTCTACAACGATCAAGGTGAGATCTGCTGCATGTCAACCGGGACGTTTCAGTTTATCAAGCGACTGGCAAGCAAAAATGCGGATGGCGAGCGCGTCATAAACGAGGACTCCCGTCAGCAGAAATAA
- a CDS encoding queuosine precursor transporter: MDAPRRHHRYYDLILAAFVVVLLCSNFIGAGKAATLDLPYFGNLTFGAGILFFPIAYFFGDILTEVYGYAYDRRAVWAGFAALAFAAIMAQLVIALPVAPGSYMANYQQGMETVFGNSWRVALASMIAFCCGSFVNSYTLAKMKILTQGRHLWMRTIGSTACGELVDSSLFYILAFYGLWPINEVLAVAASQYVLKTAWEVLATPLTYWVIGFLKRQENQDHYDIHTDFTPFKLKV, from the coding sequence ATGGACGCACCTAGACGTCATCATCGCTATTACGACCTGATATTGGCTGCCTTTGTGGTGGTTCTGCTGTGCTCCAACTTTATAGGCGCTGGCAAGGCTGCCACATTAGATTTGCCCTATTTTGGCAATCTCACCTTTGGGGCTGGAATCCTCTTTTTTCCGATTGCTTACTTTTTTGGCGATATCCTGACTGAGGTCTATGGCTACGCTTACGATCGCCGGGCAGTTTGGGCGGGTTTTGCAGCCCTCGCTTTTGCCGCGATCATGGCACAATTGGTGATTGCTTTGCCAGTCGCACCCGGCTCCTATATGGCCAACTACCAGCAGGGTATGGAAACGGTATTTGGCAATTCTTGGCGAGTAGCACTTGCCTCAATGATTGCTTTTTGCTGCGGAAGTTTCGTAAATAGCTATACCTTGGCGAAAATGAAGATCCTGACCCAAGGGCGCCATCTCTGGATGCGTACCATTGGTTCTACCGCTTGCGGAGAATTGGTCGACTCCTCACTCTTTTATATTCTGGCCTTTTACGGTCTATGGCCGATAAATGAGGTCTTGGCTGTCGCGGCGTCTCAATATGTCCTAAAGACTGCCTGGGAGGTTCTAGCAACCCCTCTGACCTATTGGGTGATTGGTTTTCTCAAGCGTCAGGAAAATCAGGACCACTACGATATTCATACTGATTTCACGCCATTTAAGCTGAAAGTCTAA
- a CDS encoding septation protein A, which yields MKFLFDLFPIILFFIAFKFGDIYTATIVAMVATIGQILWVYYRHRKIDAMQWVSLVMILVFGSLTIFLHDKTFIQLKPTALYWLFAGALFISAQFFQKNWIQVLMAKQITLKEHSSKSIWHQVNMAWALFFFFMGALNLYIAFEYSEETWVNFKLFGSTGLLVIFVILQGVWLTRHMEHPAE from the coding sequence ATGAAATTTCTATTCGACTTATTCCCGATCATCCTCTTTTTTATCGCCTTTAAATTTGGTGACATCTACACCGCAACTATCGTCGCAATGGTCGCCACGATTGGCCAAATACTCTGGGTGTATTACCGACATCGTAAGATTGACGCCATGCAGTGGGTCAGCCTTGTCATGATTCTGGTATTTGGAAGCCTCACCATCTTCTTGCACGATAAGACTTTTATTCAACTAAAGCCAACTGCGCTTTACTGGCTATTTGCAGGCGCCCTATTTATTAGCGCTCAATTTTTTCAGAAAAATTGGATCCAAGTGTTGATGGCTAAACAAATTACTCTAAAAGAGCACAGCTCAAAATCAATTTGGCATCAAGTGAATATGGCCTGGGCATTATTTTTCTTTTTTATGGGTGCACTCAATCTCTATATCGCCTTTGAGTACTCTGAGGAAACTTGGGTCAACTTTAAGCTATTTGGCAGCACAGGATTGCTAGTAATATTTGTGATCCTTCAAGGTGTCTGGCTCACTCGCCATATGGAGCATCCTGCAGAATGA
- a CDS encoding NRDE family protein: protein MCLILFAWKSHPDYPLVVAANRDEFYERDTDPMGWWSEHPHVLAGKDRADVLGSPGTWLGFTKTGRFAALTNVRAPSEKNPDARTRGELSLHYLTGQHKPYAYIQENAKRFELYNGFNLLMADLSDPENAEMHWVSNRLMMGQNIRPRKVFPEQALSPGVYGLSNAMLDTPWPKVNHRVAAFAQTLAMDSGHLKNADHYLRLLADTHEASPQELPNTGINPDWEKALSAAFIKTPSYGTRSSTILRVRKDGQFEMVERRFDANGTVGHDVVTGELTAAPGSNLSV from the coding sequence ATGTGCCTAATTCTCTTTGCCTGGAAATCTCATCCAGACTACCCTTTGGTGGTCGCGGCAAACCGTGATGAGTTTTATGAGCGCGATACCGATCCCATGGGGTGGTGGTCCGAACACCCTCATGTGTTAGCCGGTAAAGACCGCGCGGATGTATTAGGCAGTCCGGGAACTTGGTTGGGCTTCACAAAAACGGGTCGCTTTGCTGCATTAACGAATGTCAGGGCGCCTAGCGAAAAAAATCCGGATGCAAGAACGCGTGGGGAGCTCAGCCTGCACTATCTTACGGGTCAGCACAAGCCGTATGCTTATATCCAAGAAAATGCCAAACGGTTTGAACTGTATAACGGATTTAATCTCTTGATGGCTGACCTCAGCGATCCAGAGAATGCTGAAATGCATTGGGTAAGTAATCGCCTCATGATGGGTCAAAATATTCGCCCAAGGAAGGTATTTCCTGAGCAAGCACTCAGTCCTGGAGTCTACGGCCTATCAAACGCGATGTTGGATACACCATGGCCTAAAGTCAATCACCGAGTAGCGGCATTTGCGCAAACATTGGCAATGGATAGCGGGCATCTCAAAAATGCAGATCACTATTTGCGCTTATTGGCAGATACTCATGAAGCAAGTCCACAAGAGTTACCTAATACCGGCATTAATCCTGATTGGGAAAAAGCTTTATCTGCTGCATTTATTAAGACTCCAAGTTATGGAACACGCTCAAGTACGATTTTGCGCGTTCGTAAGGATGGTCAGTTTGAGATGGTGGAGAGACGCTTTGATGCCAATGGCACCGTGGGTCACGATGTTGTCACGGGTGAACTCACTGCTGCACCGGGATCCAACCTTTCGGTCTAA
- a CDS encoding ABC-F family ATPase: MLSASNITMQFGAKPLFENISVKFGGGNRYGLIGANGCGKSTFMKILGGELEPTSGNVSLDPGIRLGKLRQDQFAYEDERVLDVVMMGHEEMWKAAAERDAIYANADATDEDYMKAAELEGKYAEYGGYTAEAKAGELLLGIGIPIEQHNGPMSAVAPGWKLRVLLAQALFSDPDVLLLDEPTNNLDIHSIHWLEDILNQIKSTIVIISHDRHFLNEVCTHMADMDFGTLKVYPGNYDSYMLASVQARTQQLSNNVKAKEKIAELAAFVARFSANASKARQATSRQKQLEKIEIVEVKPSSRQNPFIRFDSEKKLHNMAVECNALTKAYDRTIFKNFKLAVRAGEKIAIIGQNGAGKTTLLKTILSKRFDGISADSGDVKWAENAYVGVMPQDNTEMFAKDELLMDWMNSWRNTGDDDQSIRGTLGRLLFSGDDIGKSVKVLSGGEKGRMIWGKLMLQKYNVLAMDEPTNHMDMESIESLQIALEKYEGTLIFVSHDREFVSALANRILEVKMDGSIADYSGTYEEYLRSQALAG, translated from the coding sequence GTGCTGTCCGCATCTAATATCACTATGCAGTTTGGGGCAAAACCCCTGTTCGAAAACATTTCCGTTAAGTTTGGCGGCGGTAATCGCTATGGCCTGATCGGCGCAAACGGTTGCGGTAAATCCACTTTCATGAAGATTTTGGGGGGAGAGCTAGAGCCAACCAGCGGAAACGTGAGCCTCGATCCTGGTATTCGTTTGGGTAAATTGCGCCAAGACCAATTTGCGTATGAAGATGAGCGCGTACTTGATGTGGTGATGATGGGTCACGAAGAGATGTGGAAAGCTGCAGCTGAACGCGATGCTATCTATGCCAACGCAGATGCCACTGATGAAGATTACATGAAGGCTGCTGAGCTCGAAGGTAAATATGCCGAGTACGGTGGCTATACCGCAGAGGCAAAAGCAGGTGAGCTGTTGTTAGGTATTGGTATTCCAATCGAGCAACATAATGGGCCAATGAGTGCCGTGGCCCCGGGTTGGAAATTGCGCGTATTGTTGGCGCAAGCTTTGTTCTCCGATCCAGATGTATTGCTACTGGATGAGCCAACCAATAACTTGGATATTCACTCCATTCATTGGCTTGAAGACATTCTGAACCAAATTAAGAGCACGATCGTCATCATTTCCCATGATCGCCACTTCCTCAATGAGGTATGCACGCATATGGCGGATATGGACTTTGGAACATTGAAGGTGTATCCGGGAAATTACGACTCCTACATGCTGGCATCCGTTCAGGCAAGAACACAGCAACTTAGCAATAACGTTAAAGCCAAAGAAAAGATTGCTGAATTAGCGGCTTTCGTGGCCCGATTCTCTGCAAATGCATCGAAGGCACGTCAGGCTACCTCACGTCAAAAACAATTAGAGAAAATTGAGATTGTTGAAGTGAAGCCCTCTTCACGTCAGAACCCATTTATTCGTTTTGATTCTGAGAAGAAGTTACACAATATGGCTGTTGAGTGCAATGCGCTGACTAAGGCCTATGACCGTACCATCTTCAAAAATTTTAAGCTAGCTGTGCGTGCCGGTGAAAAGATTGCCATCATTGGACAAAACGGTGCAGGTAAGACAACGCTGCTTAAAACTATTTTGAGTAAACGCTTTGATGGAATTTCCGCCGACAGCGGTGATGTGAAGTGGGCAGAAAACGCCTACGTGGGCGTAATGCCACAAGACAATACTGAGATGTTCGCAAAAGACGAATTGCTCATGGATTGGATGAATAGCTGGCGTAATACAGGTGACGATGATCAATCGATTCGTGGCACATTAGGTCGCTTACTATTCTCTGGCGATGATATTGGCAAGTCCGTCAAAGTACTATCTGGTGGCGAGAAGGGCAGAATGATTTGGGGCAAATTGATGCTTCAAAAATATAACGTACTTGCAATGGATGAGCCTACGAACCACATGGATATGGAATCCATTGAGAGCTTGCAAATTGCGCTTGAGAAATACGAAGGCACTTTAATTTTTGTATCCCATGATCGTGAGTTTGTCTCAGCACTGGCTAATCGTATCCTCGAAGTGAAGATGGATGGTTCAATTGCCGACTACTCGGGAACCTACGAAGAATATCTACGTAGTCAAGCTTTAGCTGGCTAA
- a CDS encoding GNAT family N-acetyltransferase, whose protein sequence is MKQGAIQLRVIDSLSQIAEDDWNALLSPEAGPFLKHAFLNALELSGCVGGNTGWQATHLLVEDSESRLLGAMPLYLKRHSYGEFVFDWAWAQAYEQNNMPYYPKALSAIPFTPVRGPRLLVAQTADKNAVQEILVSGLKTLVDQNALSSAHVLFPESSELLELEKQGFMLRNSVQFHWQNIGYQDFEQFLADLTMKRRKNIRRERASVAMHKMSYQHIPGTQATKDDWAFFYRCYENTYIEHRSSPYLTEESIQMLGKDLPENFHLIIAIQDERPIASSLLVVDRPNSKAYGRYWGAIEHIPCLHFELAYYQAIEYCIKEGIQVFEGGAQGEHKMARGFLPTTLQSAHWIADAGFSNAVKRFLERERAGMAAYVDELEQHIPLKSSKVLL, encoded by the coding sequence TTGAAGCAAGGCGCCATCCAACTTCGAGTTATTGATAGTCTTTCGCAGATTGCTGAAGATGATTGGAATGCCCTGCTATCGCCTGAAGCAGGCCCATTTCTAAAGCATGCATTTCTCAATGCATTAGAGCTTAGCGGATGTGTGGGCGGCAATACTGGCTGGCAAGCTACTCACTTACTCGTTGAGGATTCTGAATCAAGACTCCTCGGTGCCATGCCCCTCTATCTAAAGCGACACTCCTATGGAGAGTTTGTTTTCGACTGGGCATGGGCTCAGGCATACGAGCAGAACAATATGCCCTACTATCCCAAAGCGCTCTCCGCCATTCCCTTTACTCCCGTACGCGGACCCAGACTACTCGTAGCGCAAACAGCGGATAAGAATGCAGTACAAGAGATCTTAGTCTCTGGATTAAAGACACTAGTTGATCAAAACGCACTTTCGTCTGCCCACGTCCTCTTTCCCGAGAGCAGCGAACTATTGGAGCTGGAAAAACAAGGATTTATGTTGCGTAACTCAGTACAGTTTCACTGGCAAAACATCGGTTACCAAGACTTTGAGCAATTTCTTGCAGATCTCACCATGAAACGTCGCAAGAATATTCGGCGAGAGCGTGCATCTGTAGCCATGCACAAAATGAGCTATCAACATATTCCAGGAACGCAAGCAACGAAAGATGATTGGGCATTCTTTTATCGCTGCTATGAAAATACGTATATTGAGCATCGCTCTTCCCCTTACTTAACGGAAGAATCTATTCAAATGCTTGGAAAGGATTTACCTGAGAATTTTCACCTCATTATTGCCATCCAGGATGAAAGGCCAATTGCATCATCGTTGCTGGTAGTGGATCGCCCGAACTCAAAAGCATACGGGCGTTATTGGGGAGCAATCGAACATATCCCCTGTCTACATTTTGAATTAGCTTATTACCAGGCAATTGAGTATTGTATTAAGGAGGGCATTCAAGTATTTGAAGGTGGAGCCCAAGGCGAACACAAGATGGCTAGAGGCTTTTTACCAACCACTCTGCAATCAGCCCACTGGATAGCGGATGCTGGCTTTTCAAATGCAGTGAAGCGTTTTTTAGAGCGTGAACGTGCAGGTATGGCAGCTTATGTTGATGAGCTCGAGCAACATATTCCTTTGAAATCGTCTAAAGTACTGCTATGA
- a CDS encoding YdiU family protein, with the protein MPFTLRGDDVCQPTPPTPISNPYWVAFSASAAKLINLELEAIGLPKDPDWLELLAGNQLNAGALTFSSPISTAYSGHQFGSWAGQLGDGRAILLGDINELELQLKGAGKTHYSRMGDGRAVLRSSIREFLCSEAMYALGIPTSRALSVVGSKQRVIRETVETAAVCSRIAPSFIRVGHFEHFASLQNTARLKELADLLMSEFYQECLNAKDPYLSLFKEISARNAKLVAQWQSVGFCHGVLNSDNISALGLTIDYGPFGFLDHFEIDHICNHSDHGGRYAYHRQPQIMHWNMACLASAMLPLLGLEHSPEESQALLRSALEEFPVIYAKEWQKIFRSKLGFQLEQDSDIELIERLLQAMNDSKIDFTTFFRQLSNIRKDSQSTDTVQRNEFIDRDSIDQWFSDYIHRLQVEVFSDEARKGMMDQVNPKYILRNHLAQAAIEKAQQDDFSEIERLQLILSKPFDEQESFEGYAKPPPIDMQRIEVSCSS; encoded by the coding sequence ATGCCTTTTACACTCCGCGGCGATGATGTATGCCAGCCAACCCCACCTACCCCCATATCCAACCCCTATTGGGTTGCATTTTCAGCCTCTGCTGCCAAACTGATAAATCTTGAGCTCGAAGCCATTGGCTTACCCAAGGATCCTGATTGGCTTGAACTTTTAGCGGGAAATCAGTTAAATGCGGGTGCACTTACTTTCTCTAGTCCAATTTCAACTGCCTATAGCGGCCATCAATTTGGATCCTGGGCAGGACAGCTAGGCGATGGTCGCGCCATCCTCCTAGGTGATATCAATGAGCTTGAGCTCCAACTAAAAGGGGCCGGTAAGACGCACTACTCCAGAATGGGTGATGGCAGAGCCGTCTTAAGATCTTCTATACGTGAGTTCCTTTGTAGCGAGGCAATGTATGCTTTAGGTATACCGACCAGCAGAGCTCTTTCAGTAGTTGGATCAAAGCAACGCGTTATCAGGGAAACGGTTGAAACCGCAGCAGTATGTTCACGCATTGCCCCAAGCTTTATTCGGGTTGGCCACTTTGAACATTTTGCTTCACTGCAAAATACTGCACGCCTCAAGGAGCTAGCAGATTTGCTCATGAGCGAATTCTATCAAGAGTGTCTTAATGCAAAAGATCCCTACTTAAGTTTATTTAAAGAGATCAGCGCTCGCAATGCGAAATTGGTCGCACAGTGGCAATCAGTAGGATTTTGTCATGGCGTATTAAATAGTGACAACATCAGTGCCCTTGGGCTCACAATTGACTACGGACCATTTGGATTTCTGGATCATTTTGAAATAGACCATATTTGCAATCATAGCGATCATGGCGGCCGATATGCTTATCATCGCCAGCCACAAATCATGCATTGGAATATGGCCTGCCTCGCTAGTGCCATGCTCCCCCTATTGGGGTTAGAGCATTCACCAGAAGAATCCCAAGCTCTTTTACGTTCGGCACTGGAAGAGTTCCCCGTTATTTATGCGAAAGAATGGCAAAAAATATTTCGCTCTAAATTAGGCTTTCAGTTAGAGCAAGATAGTGATATTGAGCTCATTGAGCGACTCTTACAAGCGATGAATGATTCAAAAATAGACTTCACTACATTCTTCCGTCAGCTCAGTAATATTCGTAAAGATTCTCAGTCGACAGATACTGTCCAAAGAAATGAATTCATTGACCGCGATAGTATTGATCAATGGTTTTCGGATTACATCCATAGACTTCAAGTAGAAGTCTTCAGTGACGAGGCCAGAAAAGGAATGATGGACCAGGTCAATCCTAAATATATCCTCAGGAACCACCTTGCTCAGGCTGCAATTGAAAAGGCGCAGCAAGATGATTTTTCTGAAATTGAACGATTGCAGCTCATACTCAGCAAGCCCTTTGATGAGCAGGAGTCATTTGAGGGTTACGCAAAACCACCACCTATAGATATGCAGCGCATAGAAGTCAGCTGCTCCTCATAA
- a CDS encoding DUF1289 domain-containing protein, translating into MTESINNSPEQAGANSLAVGDDSSDSPCIGVCTTLYDDVCQGCGRTLGEVSNWVFFSQEEKDSVWKRIRAEGTAMRFQRQAK; encoded by the coding sequence ATGACCGAATCCATTAACAACTCACCAGAACAAGCTGGGGCAAATTCTTTAGCTGTTGGTGACGACAGCTCTGACTCCCCTTGCATTGGAGTCTGCACGACACTGTACGATGACGTCTGCCAAGGTTGTGGCCGCACTCTAGGTGAAGTCAGTAATTGGGTCTTTTTTAGCCAAGAAGAAAAAGATTCTGTCTGGAAACGCATCCGTGCAGAAGGCACTGCAATGCGATTCCAACGTCAAGCCAAGTAA
- a CDS encoding peptidylprolyl isomerase, whose translation MFNTRQFLTISACAAALFSTAVYAQNAAIVNGKAIPKAQLDKLVQKSNQPDNPQVRDQAREMLVTRELILQEANNRGVMQKESVRDQLEQSKMGVLIAAVFEDYVEREGVAESELKAAYEQVKGQYTGKEYHVEHILVEKEVDAKSITAQIKAGANFAQIAKEKSKDPGSAPNGGDLGWVSDKALVPEFSKAMVQLKKGKITDKPVKTQYGWHIIRMDDVRDVKAPSMEEIKDQLKQMITADQNWQKMKFSELMQKLRAKAKIQ comes from the coding sequence ATGTTCAACACACGCCAATTTTTGACTATCAGCGCCTGCGCTGCTGCGCTTTTCTCAACAGCCGTTTATGCCCAAAACGCCGCCATTGTTAATGGCAAGGCAATTCCGAAGGCGCAACTAGACAAATTGGTTCAAAAATCCAATCAACCAGATAATCCGCAAGTACGAGATCAAGCAAGAGAAATGCTGGTTACTCGTGAACTCATTTTGCAAGAAGCTAACAATCGCGGTGTCATGCAAAAAGAATCAGTACGCGATCAACTCGAACAATCCAAGATGGGTGTTTTGATAGCAGCGGTTTTTGAAGACTACGTAGAGCGTGAAGGCGTTGCAGAGTCCGAGCTGAAAGCAGCATACGAGCAAGTGAAAGGCCAGTACACCGGTAAGGAGTATCACGTAGAGCATATTTTGGTAGAAAAAGAAGTGGATGCAAAATCCATTACCGCCCAAATCAAAGCCGGTGCTAACTTTGCACAAATTGCTAAGGAGAAGTCCAAGGATCCCGGCTCTGCACCAAATGGCGGAGATCTGGGCTGGGTAAGCGATAAAGCGCTTGTCCCGGAATTTTCCAAAGCGATGGTGCAGCTAAAAAAAGGGAAGATTACAGACAAACCCGTAAAGACCCAATATGGCTGGCACATCATCAGAATGGATGATGTTCGCGATGTCAAGGCGCCAAGCATGGAAGAAATCAAAGACCAGCTAAAGCAGATGATCACAGCAGATCAAAATTGGCAAAAAATGAAGTTCTCTGAGTTGATGCAAAAGCTCCGCGCTAAGGCCAAGATTCAATAA
- a CDS encoding BolA family transcriptional regulator encodes MNINQERIVRFESDLRLAFQVSHLHIEDESHLHAGHAGAASGGGHFKLTIVAPEFEGMTKVARHRAIYAALNSHFPDAIHALTILAYTASESTHST; translated from the coding sequence ATGAATATCAATCAAGAGCGAATTGTCCGATTTGAATCTGACCTCAGGTTAGCGTTTCAGGTAAGTCATTTACATATTGAGGATGAAAGCCATCTTCATGCAGGTCATGCGGGTGCCGCTTCTGGTGGGGGTCACTTTAAACTGACCATCGTAGCCCCAGAATTTGAGGGAATGACTAAGGTAGCCCGTCATAGAGCTATCTATGCTGCTTTAAATAGCCACTTTCCTGATGCAATCCATGCTCTGACCATCCTGGCATACACCGCTAGCGAAAGCACCCATTCAACCTAG